A window of the Gossypium hirsutum isolate 1008001.06 chromosome A03, Gossypium_hirsutum_v2.1, whole genome shotgun sequence genome harbors these coding sequences:
- the LOC107887558 gene encoding serine/threonine-protein phosphatase 7 long form homolog produces the protein MASLINKELSHICDTVNNADSYRILRGRVNGVRYSPDAQLMPYLELVGFGLAALTRTFDLRYNLISALVERWRPETHTFHLPCGECIVTLEDVALKFGLPIDGDAVTGVSAIAEPAALCYSLLGASPGDAESTFSELKFTWLKANFQHLSDNATEEDWGSAVLAMLYRELCRTTKPDAVDMGGCLILLQSWALYRMPYAVRSSFSSIPANSANK, from the exons atggctTCATTGATCAATAAGGAACTTTCTCACATATGTGACACAGTTAATAATGCG GACTCGTACCGCATATTAAGGGGCCGGGTGAATGGTGTAAGATATTCCCCAGATGCACAACTGATGCCCTACTTGGAGCTAGTTGGATTCGGGTTAGCAGCATTGACCCGGACGTTCGATTTGCGGTACAATTTAATATCCGCATTGGTCGAGCGTTGGCGACCGGaaacccacacttttcatttgccGTGTGGGGAGTGCATAGTCACTCTGGAGGATGTTGCATTAAAGTTTGGGCTCCCAATCGACGGGGATGCCGTCACGGGCGTAAGTGCGATAGCTGAGCCGGCTGCACTTTGTTATAGCCTACTAGGAGCCTCGCCCGGCGATGCTGAGTCTACTTTTTcggagttgaaatttacatggctaAAAGCCAATTTTCAGCATTTATCAGATAATGCCACCGAAGAAGA TTGGGGTTCCGCAGTTCTAGCTATGTTGTATCGTGAGCTTTGTCGGACGACAAAGCCTGATGCTGTAGACATGGGCGGATGCCTTATATTGTTGCAATCATGGGCTCTTTATCGGATGCCATATGCAGTGAGATCTTCATTTTCCTCCATaccggctaactcagcaaataaatga